From a region of the Spelaeicoccus albus genome:
- the cysN gene encoding sulfate adenylyltransferase subunit CysN, giving the protein MSDLLRFATAGSVDDGKSTLIGRLLFDSKTLFNDQLESVEGVSRRRGDEYTNLALLTDGLKAEREQGITIDVAYRYFATPKRKFIIADTPGHVQYTRNMVTGASTANAALIIVDVRNGVSEQSRRHAFLATLLGVPHIVVCVNKMDLVDYSEEEYEKVRRDFSDFATRLNIQDLTFVPVSALKGDNVVNSSENMPWYDGAPLLSQLEQLFVASDRNMQDVRFPVQYVIRPQTSNGMDYRGYAGTVSSGVMKPGDPVLVLPSGFETKIKAIDSADGELDEAYPPMSVTVRLEDDIDISRGDMICRPQNTPETTQDIDARICWMDEKQPLNEGHKYAIKQTTRWARAIVKDVMYRVDINSLHRDESVNELKLNEIGRVKLRTTQPFFTDPYVQNPETGSFILVDESTNRTVAAGMIGTPKHGY; this is encoded by the coding sequence ATGTCTGATCTACTTCGATTTGCCACAGCCGGTTCCGTCGACGACGGCAAAAGCACGCTGATCGGGCGTCTGCTGTTCGACTCCAAAACACTTTTCAACGACCAGTTGGAGTCCGTCGAGGGAGTCAGCCGGCGCCGGGGTGACGAATACACCAACTTGGCACTGTTGACCGACGGCTTGAAAGCGGAGCGCGAACAAGGCATCACCATTGATGTGGCCTACCGTTATTTCGCGACGCCCAAGCGTAAGTTCATTATCGCCGATACTCCCGGCCACGTGCAGTACACGCGCAATATGGTCACGGGTGCGTCGACCGCCAATGCTGCGCTGATCATTGTGGACGTGCGTAACGGAGTCAGCGAGCAAAGCCGACGCCACGCCTTCTTGGCGACGCTTCTTGGCGTGCCGCACATCGTTGTGTGCGTCAACAAGATGGACCTTGTCGACTATTCGGAAGAAGAGTACGAAAAGGTCCGCCGCGACTTTTCCGATTTCGCGACGCGACTGAACATTCAAGATTTGACCTTCGTTCCGGTGTCGGCGCTGAAAGGCGACAACGTCGTCAACAGCAGCGAGAACATGCCGTGGTACGACGGGGCCCCGCTGCTGAGTCAGCTCGAACAACTCTTCGTGGCGAGCGACCGTAACATGCAGGACGTGCGGTTCCCGGTGCAGTACGTGATTCGCCCGCAAACCTCTAACGGAATGGACTACCGCGGGTACGCGGGAACCGTTTCTAGCGGAGTGATGAAGCCCGGCGATCCCGTTCTGGTGCTGCCCAGCGGTTTCGAGACGAAGATCAAGGCAATCGATTCGGCCGACGGTGAACTCGACGAGGCCTATCCGCCGATGTCGGTGACCGTCCGTCTCGAGGACGACATCGACATCAGCCGCGGGGACATGATTTGCCGTCCGCAGAATACGCCGGAAACGACGCAGGATATCGATGCGCGGATTTGCTGGATGGACGAGAAGCAGCCGTTGAACGAGGGCCACAAGTACGCCATCAAGCAGACGACGCGCTGGGCCCGTGCCATCGTGAAGGACGTCATGTATCGCGTCGATATCAATTCGCTACACCGGGACGAGTCCGTCAACGAACTAAAACTGAACGAGATCGGGCGCGTCAAGCTCCGCACCACCCAGCCGTTCTTCACCGACCCGTACGTGCAGAACCCGGAGACCGGATCGTTCATCTTGGTCGACGAGTCGACGAACCGCACAGTGGCAGCCGGGATGATCGGTACGCCGAAGCACGGCTACTGA
- a CDS encoding CDP-glycerol glycerophosphotransferase family protein — protein MKIPRIGALVRQIRRTVNWLLGGFLPAPLSSRALLATAGVAAVVLLAWGDTIAGLVVGLVLSAGVWFSEAVDAVGKSNDSIARHSPLSMSYAVLLCLGFGGLYAQRASSGASLEWVCMGLLGLCGWLVNAQPRFLDVKQIETAHVPNVPRPSDRPRLSVRGLIRVLWVSVAVAGILAATEVTPLWVCIPVLITVVIVGANLFGAWRYAYSRRYGVIRAVNALKPEFVIPTGGGTPLQIEMWERYLRTLGKPYLILPTRPIALKRLAATIDAPIVRPAGRSISEAQAVTPSSVRVAFFVQNSSDNDLFIANKQLTSVWLHHGDSDKPVTYTKRNKKYDHLFVAGQAAIDRYKDHGVDIPDDKFHIIGRPQTSTINHDTTRISSKATPQVLYAPTWRGETTRFSSLPRGMEIVSALLERGASVIFRPHPASQYYWYHRELVSEINALLEADHLKTGRKHMWGEISAASQMPFDRAANLSDAMVSDVSGVVTDYMQSGKPYAIVSKDLPADQFRREYPTAQAAYIIDNDPDTLSTALDEMLGDDPLSEFRDSRRQYFLGEYEGVKAVERFLGESSKLMI, from the coding sequence ATGAAAATCCCCCGCATCGGTGCCCTCGTACGCCAAATCCGACGTACCGTCAATTGGTTACTCGGCGGCTTCCTCCCCGCGCCGCTTTCGTCGAGAGCGCTACTCGCAACCGCAGGTGTCGCCGCAGTCGTACTGTTGGCGTGGGGGGACACGATCGCCGGTCTCGTCGTTGGGTTGGTGCTCTCCGCCGGCGTGTGGTTTTCGGAGGCTGTCGACGCAGTCGGCAAGTCGAACGATTCCATCGCTCGGCATTCGCCCCTGAGCATGTCGTACGCTGTCCTGCTTTGCCTGGGTTTTGGCGGCCTGTATGCTCAGCGAGCAAGCAGCGGTGCCTCGCTCGAATGGGTGTGCATGGGTCTACTTGGGCTCTGTGGCTGGCTCGTGAACGCTCAGCCACGATTTCTCGACGTCAAACAGATCGAGACAGCCCACGTACCCAATGTTCCGCGTCCGTCCGACCGTCCGAGGCTCAGCGTCCGTGGGCTCATTCGTGTGCTGTGGGTTTCGGTGGCTGTCGCCGGGATTTTAGCAGCTACCGAAGTGACACCACTGTGGGTTTGCATCCCGGTGCTGATCACCGTCGTGATTGTCGGCGCTAACCTATTCGGCGCTTGGCGCTATGCGTATTCACGGCGATATGGCGTGATTCGCGCCGTCAACGCGCTCAAGCCGGAGTTTGTGATCCCGACGGGCGGCGGAACACCCTTGCAGATCGAGATGTGGGAGCGGTACCTACGCACGCTCGGTAAACCCTACCTAATTCTCCCGACACGACCTATTGCGCTCAAACGTCTAGCTGCGACCATCGATGCACCGATCGTGCGCCCGGCCGGGCGAAGTATCAGCGAGGCACAAGCAGTGACGCCGTCCTCGGTCCGAGTGGCATTCTTCGTACAGAACTCGAGCGATAATGACCTGTTCATCGCCAACAAGCAATTGACAAGCGTCTGGCTGCACCACGGTGACAGCGATAAGCCAGTCACCTATACAAAGAGAAATAAAAAATATGATCATTTGTTCGTTGCAGGACAAGCAGCAATAGATCGATACAAAGATCACGGCGTGGACATACCCGACGACAAATTCCACATCATCGGACGGCCGCAGACGTCTACGATTAACCACGACACGACGAGAATTTCTAGCAAGGCCACGCCTCAAGTCCTTTACGCGCCGACCTGGCGTGGTGAGACTACTCGATTCTCTTCGTTGCCACGGGGGATGGAAATTGTTTCGGCGCTGCTAGAGCGAGGCGCAAGCGTCATATTTCGACCGCACCCGGCGAGCCAATATTATTGGTATCACCGAGAATTGGTGAGCGAAATCAACGCATTGCTGGAAGCCGATCATCTCAAAACAGGACGGAAACACATGTGGGGTGAAATCTCGGCGGCGAGCCAAATGCCGTTCGATCGTGCAGCGAATCTCAGCGACGCAATGGTTTCCGACGTCTCGGGAGTCGTAACGGACTATATGCAATCCGGTAAACCATATGCAATCGTCTCAAAAGACTTGCCGGCCGACCAGTTCCGCAGGGAATATCCGACCGCCCAGGCTGCGTACATCATTGATAATGATCCGGACACACTTTCCACAGCGTTGGATGAAATGCTGGGCGATGATCCACTTTCAGAATTTCGCGACAGTCGCCGACAATACTTCCTTGGCGAATACGAGGGTGTCAAAGCGGTGGAGCGATTCCTCGGCGAGTCGAGCAAGCTAATGATTTAA
- a CDS encoding inositol monophosphatase family protein, translating to MNDGKTSDRALASQLACEAGELLNGLRSDIGGADYEPRTLKDSGDARSHEFLMKQLAGFRPDDAVLSEEGADSNERLSADRVWIVDPLDGTREFSERSDGVWRDDWAVHVALWSKADGLIAGAVALPGRGQVFDTSGFDLPSEPGQRTGGVDGGTLKLAASRSHPPKLIDDIVGAYDVDLVRMGSAGVKTMSVITGETDAYIHAGGQYEWDSAAPVAVARAHGLHASRLDGTDLIYNRADPWLPDLFICRPALVPRITEILAAMNHEEHND from the coding sequence ATGAATGATGGGAAAACATCGGATCGTGCGCTGGCCTCGCAGCTGGCGTGCGAAGCCGGCGAATTATTGAACGGATTGCGTTCGGACATTGGAGGTGCCGACTACGAGCCGCGCACGCTCAAGGACAGTGGCGATGCCCGCTCGCACGAATTTCTGATGAAGCAGCTTGCCGGTTTTCGGCCGGACGACGCCGTCCTTTCTGAAGAGGGCGCGGACTCGAACGAGCGGCTCTCCGCCGACCGGGTTTGGATTGTCGACCCGCTTGACGGCACGCGGGAGTTTTCCGAGCGCAGCGACGGCGTATGGCGCGACGATTGGGCGGTGCACGTCGCGTTGTGGTCCAAGGCCGACGGGCTGATCGCGGGCGCCGTTGCGTTGCCGGGCCGTGGGCAGGTGTTCGATACTTCGGGTTTCGACTTGCCAAGTGAGCCGGGTCAACGGACTGGCGGAGTCGATGGCGGGACGCTGAAGCTGGCGGCAAGCAGGTCGCACCCACCGAAACTCATCGACGACATTGTCGGCGCGTACGACGTTGACTTGGTGCGCATGGGATCGGCTGGCGTCAAAACAATGTCGGTCATCACCGGTGAAACCGACGCGTATATCCATGCCGGCGGCCAATATGAATGGGACTCTGCAGCCCCGGTTGCGGTGGCACGTGCGCATGGTCTGCACGCGTCGCGGCTCGACGGGACGGACCTGATATACAATCGAGCGGACCCTTGGCTGCCGGATCTGTTTATCTGCCGCCCGGCGCTAGTGCCACGAATTACCGAAATCTTGGCGGCGATGAACCATGAGGAGCATAACGATTGA
- a CDS encoding bifunctional cytidylyltransferase/SDR family oxidoreductase, with the protein MAKTRNVAVILAGGVGNRVGLSIPKQLIKIAGRPIMEHTLAIVDDHPLIDDVIVMMTPGYLDNVREIVRKNDFGKVSQILEGAASRNDTTQAALAALGDDDCNVILHDAVRPLLSPRIISDVIEALEFRQAVDVAIPSADTIIEVDDQVDPNYPVIKDVPPRANLRRGQTPQAFKLSAIRAAYELANADPRFVATDDCTVVLRYTPDVPVAVVLGDDRNMKVTEPIDIYIADKLFQLTSAGDGIDRSEQDYRDALTGKTMAIFGGSYGIGADIARLAEKYGATVKCFSRSSTNTHINKRDDLIKARDEVLAETGRVDFVVNTAGVLPLGALSETSDDTIYEATEINYIGPVLLAQTFYPQLKESEGALLLFTSSSYTRGRSGYSLYSSAKAATVNLTQALADEWSADKVRVNCINPERTGTPMRTKAFGDEDPASLLDSETVAHASLDIMLASKTGHVIDVRKDDPLVGHAEGSG; encoded by the coding sequence GTGGCAAAAACTCGTAACGTCGCTGTCATCCTGGCAGGTGGCGTCGGCAACCGTGTCGGGCTGAGCATTCCCAAGCAGCTCATCAAAATTGCCGGCCGCCCCATCATGGAGCACACGCTGGCGATTGTCGATGACCATCCGTTGATCGACGATGTGATAGTCATGATGACTCCGGGGTATTTGGATAACGTGCGTGAGATCGTGCGGAAGAACGACTTCGGCAAGGTCTCGCAGATCCTCGAAGGTGCGGCCAGTCGGAATGACACGACGCAAGCGGCTCTTGCTGCGCTCGGCGATGATGACTGCAACGTCATTTTGCATGACGCTGTTCGGCCCCTGCTTTCGCCGAGAATTATCAGTGATGTGATTGAAGCGCTCGAATTCCGTCAAGCCGTGGACGTGGCTATTCCGTCGGCTGACACGATCATCGAAGTCGACGATCAGGTCGATCCGAATTATCCGGTGATCAAAGATGTGCCGCCCAGGGCTAACCTTCGGCGTGGTCAGACGCCGCAAGCGTTCAAGCTCTCGGCAATTCGCGCAGCATACGAATTGGCCAATGCGGACCCGCGCTTCGTCGCCACCGACGACTGCACCGTCGTATTGCGTTATACGCCGGATGTGCCGGTCGCTGTAGTGCTCGGGGACGACCGCAATATGAAAGTCACCGAGCCGATCGATATCTACATTGCGGATAAGCTCTTTCAGTTGACGAGTGCCGGCGACGGAATCGATAGGTCAGAGCAGGATTACCGTGATGCTTTGACCGGTAAGACCATGGCGATCTTTGGTGGCTCCTACGGGATAGGTGCCGATATTGCGCGTTTGGCTGAAAAATACGGCGCTACGGTGAAGTGCTTTTCCCGATCGTCGACAAATACGCATATCAACAAGCGTGACGATCTCATCAAAGCGCGTGACGAGGTTCTGGCGGAGACTGGGCGGGTCGATTTTGTCGTCAATACGGCGGGTGTCTTGCCTTTGGGGGCACTCAGCGAGACAAGTGACGACACGATTTACGAAGCCACTGAGATCAATTACATAGGCCCGGTTCTGTTGGCGCAGACGTTTTATCCGCAACTCAAAGAATCTGAAGGCGCGCTACTGCTGTTTACGTCCAGCTCGTACACGCGCGGGCGCAGCGGATACAGTCTTTACAGCTCGGCGAAGGCCGCAACAGTCAACCTGACGCAGGCGCTCGCTGACGAATGGTCGGCGGACAAAGTGCGCGTGAACTGCATCAACCCGGAACGGACCGGCACACCGATGCGTACTAAAGCATTCGGCGACGAGGACCCGGCGTCACTGTTGGACTCTGAGACCGTGGCGCACGCGTCGCTTGACATCATGCTGGCGTCGAAGACCGGTCACGTGATCGATGTGCGCAAGGACGACCCCTTGGTCGGACACGCGGAGGGGTCGGGATAA
- the cysD gene encoding sulfate adenylyltransferase subunit CysD — protein MREVAAEMQRPCLLFSGGKDSLVMLELARKAFAPARIPFPVMHVDTGLNFPEVIAFRDAKIAELGAELIVASVPDAIERGLVKEPPGGSRNQIQTPVLLEAAEKHGFDAMFGGARRDEEKARAKERVFSFRDEFSQWDPKSQRPEIWSLYNGRVFPGESIRVFPLSNWTELDIWTYIAEANVAVPDLYYAKEREVVDRDGMLFAVNDFITLKDGEKSEVRSVRYRTMGDANLTAAVPSTADTVEKVVEEIEKVRLTERGATRGDDKVSEAAMEERKRVGYF, from the coding sequence ATGCGTGAGGTTGCAGCCGAGATGCAGCGGCCCTGCCTGCTGTTCTCCGGCGGTAAGGACTCACTCGTGATGTTGGAACTGGCCCGGAAAGCATTCGCGCCGGCGCGGATACCGTTCCCGGTGATGCACGTGGATACGGGGCTGAACTTTCCCGAGGTCATCGCGTTCCGCGACGCCAAGATCGCTGAACTCGGTGCCGAGCTGATCGTCGCAAGCGTCCCGGACGCTATCGAACGCGGCCTGGTCAAGGAGCCCCCGGGTGGATCGCGCAACCAGATCCAGACCCCTGTTTTGCTTGAAGCCGCGGAGAAGCACGGCTTCGATGCCATGTTCGGCGGCGCCCGCCGTGACGAGGAAAAGGCACGAGCCAAGGAACGTGTCTTCTCATTCCGTGACGAGTTCAGCCAATGGGACCCGAAGAGTCAACGTCCCGAAATCTGGAGTCTCTACAACGGCCGCGTCTTCCCTGGGGAGAGTATCCGTGTCTTTCCGCTGTCCAACTGGACGGAACTGGATATCTGGACGTATATCGCCGAGGCCAACGTCGCGGTCCCCGACCTCTACTACGCCAAGGAACGTGAAGTCGTCGACCGTGACGGCATGCTCTTCGCCGTCAACGACTTCATCACGCTGAAGGACGGCGAGAAGTCCGAGGTGCGCAGCGTCCGCTACCGCACCATGGGTGATGCGAACCTGACGGCTGCGGTGCCGTCCACGGCGGATACCGTCGAAAAGGTCGTCGAAGAAATCGAGAAGGTGCGTCTCACCGAACGCGGCGCCACTCGAGGCGACGACAAAGTCAGTGAAGCTGCAATGGAAGAGCGAAAGCGCGTGGGGTACTTTTAA